The Vigna radiata var. radiata cultivar VC1973A chromosome 6, Vradiata_ver6, whole genome shotgun sequence DNA segment ccccctcttggtttattATTCCatgctaacaattccgctgcagcaGTTCTGACAGAAAGTTATCGAGCagagagagagtggataaggacAAAACATACCCCAACTTTCGATTTCTGAATGAGCACATCATCAAGAGAAAACCAGCAGAATCTAAAAACACAGGAAATGGCTTCTTAGAGAAAAGCATACGCAAAGTCAAAAGCCTTAACAATCTCGTACAACTCCACAATTATCTCATCCCCTTTGAGCTACACAAAATCACTCCCAGCATAGACACTTGCAACTGCCAAATTACCCTGCCAAATGCAAACCATTACACTCACGTGCCCATTATTCCCAAAGTCAGAATCCCCCAAAAACCTGCACCTTTCTACATGCCcagaaacaaaaaaacactTAATTTCACTTAATCgcatgaagaagaagttgattcCGAAGGCCAAATCGCCGATTGGCTATTTCTCAAAGGTCTCGGAATACGTGAACCTCAAAGTCTCTAATAGCGTTCCGATTGACTCCAGTAGTGTCGCCAAAGCCTACACCGGCCGCCTCGAAAGCCTTCTCTGGCGCATCGATTTGCTCGTTTTCGACACGTCGCTGCCGCCTCCGTGATCCTCGCTGTCCTCCTCCGCCTTCTGCGACAACCGCCAGCTCAACACATAAAACAACATCAACGCCACCACGACCAACCCACCATTTTGCAGTGTTTTGTATAATCATAAGTTAGAACCTGGTTTTGACAACAATGTTATTGCCTCTGATTTTGTTGAGAATCTAAATGACTTTTGAGCCTTGAGAAAGGTATAATTGCCTCCACAATTAGAAGTTGTTTGGTTGCAGGAAGTTTCGTGATTTGTAgtaatatatgtgtatatacGAAGCTAGTTATGACATAATTGTGCATATTTTTTGCTATGACTATATCATAATCTATGGTGGTGGACAAGGAGGGAAGGTGTGCGACTGTGACGTCGACAAAgggtttgataaataaaaagagtGGAAGAAGCTCAACGTTAGAGTGCAAGGAAGGAGAGGAGGGAGAAGGAGGGAGAGAAACAATCAAAGATTGACTTAatatcaagaaaagaaaaaatgatgtgATAATCTGTTAGCCAACTCAGCTTAATTTTAATGATCttagttttggaggacgaaaaattataatttcattaaggAAAAAGATCAAAGTGTaccaaaatttgaaaagaaatgaaaaataaaattgcttaatagttaaataactaaaaacatatttaacacgGAAAAATACACTCCAAATAAATTCTGCTTTACATGGAAAGTAAGTATCACTCTCTTCACCCTTTCTTAACATTGCCTTCttatcctttttctttcctAGTTTTGGGAGTAACTCCCACCAACTTCCGTATTCGTTTTCATgatactatttatttaatttttttttatcaaactttcatattatttttgtcttttattatgatattatttttcaatgttatataatgtaatattattttattaataagtcttaaatctcatttgaaaaattgaacCTTGCAAGTGTCTTATAACTAATTTAATGACAAATTTGATTTCGAAAAATTGCTATATGAACAAATAAAACTTAGagacaaaattacaatttagtattaataaaaaagaagaaaaaaatagaagagaacACGCACCTTAATTCAGAGGTATCATCAAATCGGGAAATGTAAAAGATCTCGTGGGAGCGAAACTCTTGTATCTTTTCGTCCATCGAAGTGCAACGGTGAATCCATTTCCATGAAATCGTGAACGCACATTGAATCTCTCTTGCCGTTATGTTTGACGACGTCGTTCCTTGCTTATCCACTCAGTAACACTTCCATTTCTTGTATCGTCCCTACTCGACGAAAGATCGTCCATGAGCGCGTCCAACAAATGGAGAGCAATGCCACCGCACAACCACCAGCCTCTCTGCACGCGCACGCACCAGATCGGAGCCCTCCTCCTCGTCACCACCACCTTCTTCTTCACGCGCCTCCTCTCTCCCTGCACCCTCTCCACCAGCGTCGTCCACTTGTCACACCCGCAATTACAGTGGGGGCAGTCGCAGCTCTCTCTCAAGATCTACGTCTACGAACCTGAAGAAATCAACGGCTTGAATAACCTCTTGCACGGACGAGACGGTAAGGTCACGGAAGAAGCTTGCCTTAAAGGCCAGTGGGGCACTCAGGTAAgtaattaattatctaattCAAATCCcaattttcttaattagttaattgaTGTTGATTAATTTGTAGGTGAAAATACACAAGTTTCTCCTGCAATCGAAGCAACGGACGAGGAAGAAGGAGGAAGCGGATCTGTTCTTTGTCCCATCGTATGTTAAATGTGCTCGCATGATGGGTGGCCTTAACGACAAAGAAATTAACCACACCTATGTCCAAGTAATACATTCtgaaatatttcttaatttcattcCCTCAATTGGAATTGCAATTACTTTGTTTTAACTGAATTTTTCGCAGGTCATAAGTCAAATGCCGCATTTTCGATTATCAGGGGGCCGCaaccatatttttgttttccccAGGTAAAAAAAGGGGTTATTTATTTCTTGTAGAAAAATGCTAACTAGTGTAGTTAGCGAATTGATTAAGAAGTTTAAAGTGGAAAGTTGAAAGTTGTTTTATTGGGATGGAGAAAAATGTACTGTATCAAGGTTTTTTCAATGCGCTCCCTATGATGTTAATTAAAGCTTTCTCATTTTAATTCCTTAATCCAATGGTTAGCAAGGTCCTTTCttgtattatgaaaaaaaaaatattgcaaatAGTAGCTAATACTTTATGTGTCTTTTGTGTTGTGGTCAGTGGAGCTGGTGCTCACTTGTTCAAATCATGGGCAACGTATATAAATCGCTCTATTATTCTTACACCGGAGGTAAACTCTTTTTCCTTATTATTGctgtttatttgtttgtttgtgaatTAGAACTGCGAAGATTAGGTTTATGAACCAAGCTGTTTGTTTATTGTAATGGACTGTGTATGTAGTAATTCTCTAGATGAAATTGTGTGTAAGGCAGATAGGTTTGTGAATCAAGTTGCTTGTTAGGTGTTATGAATTGTGTCTTTAGCAATTATGAGGATGAAATTGTGTGTAATGCTGAAACAAGCTTCGGAATAAAGTAGCAAATGTGTGAATTGGCATGGATATGGCAATGCTGAACTGTTCTTATGAAATAATTAACTACTTTCTGTGTTATTTTTGGTGATAGTATCATATAAGGATTACTTGATATGGAATTAAGTGAGTGTatgtttttccttcattttcttggTGGTGGTTTTGATTTATGCCATTCATTTTTTAATCTACTTGgagaaaaatttgtaaaatctCCAGAGCTGGGAACCTACCTTTGATaagtaaatttgattttttcacAGTCCTGACTGAATACTTGAAAGACATGAAGAATTTGGTTTTAGGGTATTGGCTTTTCAATTTCATAGTGTAAAGAAGCTTTGGAATGATCAAGTTTCAAGAAAAAGTAAAGCCGAAAGCACATCCTGCTTTGTGGTAACAGTACTTGATTTTTCAACGTGTTCATCTTTTATATGGGTTGTGTAAAGATGCATCCTCAGAAGAAATAACACATAGTTCTGTCTAATTTTTCTATACCGGTGAGGGCATTGCTTAAAAACTCAACCCTGTTAAGAGGGTGTTTAGTTTGCTGAATGAAAATTGAGTGATGTCCTGGAACCAACCTTAACGTTGAACTTGGGGATCAGAAGGTTAAAAGAACATGACATGAGGATCGGACCCCAACTTCGAAGAATTATGCATATACAGAAAACTATATTTATAGACATGCATATACATCTCCCTGTTCTGTGTTTTGTGTTTGCTTGGGTGGGTCTCCTATACTTGCTAGATTGTGAGTTTTCAGGTATactttaattattcttttatttgtacTTGTCTAGAAACATAGAAATTAGCTAGCTATCTTTTTATCAATCTTTGTCTAGAAAAATAGGAATTAGCTAGTTATCcttttatatctttatattttttattatatatcctACCCTTATCTTTAGGAAAAGGGGTTGATTAGAGAGGGATGTCATGGGCAGGACcatcatatttataaatgaaaggATACTAAGTTAGAGCGGAGGCATTCAGATTAGATCAGTAAACCTAATAGAGCAGCGTCTCATTTTGTACAAGGCTCTGATGTATTAGCGATTTAATTTGTGATTTTCAGATATTGTATATTCTCGGTGCTTGTTTTCCAATATAGAAGAGAGAATTTCAAACATGTGGCTCATCTCTATATCTGTGTTCTTGTGGCGTTTTCAGGGCAttacatttttctctctcttttaatACTTATGTCAGATTTAACCAACCTCGACTTGTCATTCTAAAACCTActactttaatatttatttataatgcataatttctatctttttttattttcattctaatatgtattaaatattttttctgttaTATACTTTTAGAGCTAAAATTAGTGctttttagaaattatataattttccaTTGATTAATCGGTTTTATCTTATAATGAtacaataatagtaataaaagtatataatagcTCTTTAATAACTAATAGGTGATTAGTGATGATATATTTTTACGATAAAttgtaattcaaaatatacgccagtggtttaaaaatgttatagTTGATTTATTACtgtatatttgtattataatagttataaagATAAGAGTACTATAAAAGAAGATATTCTTGAAGCGGAATTATTATCTCCTAGTTTGGTTAATAAAAGTGTTCTTTccatttaaatttctgttcatAACATGTCCCCTCAATTTAATGAGAGGTTCCTCGAGCTAAAAGTTCATTCTTTG contains these protein-coding regions:
- the LOC106765227 gene encoding probable glucuronoxylan glucuronosyltransferase F8H isoform X2; this translates as MSASNKWRAMPPHNHQPLCTRTHQIGALLLVTTTFFFTRLLSPCTLSTSVVHLSHPQLQWGQSQLSLKIYVYEPEEINGLNNLLHGRDGKVTEEACLKGQWGTQVKIHKFLLQSKQRTRKKEEADLFFVPSYVKCARMMGGLNDKEINHTYVQVISQMPHFRLSGGRNHIFVFPSGAGAHLFKSWATYINRSIILTPEGDRTDKRDTSAFNTWKDIIIPGNVDDGMTKTGATVVQPLPLPKRKYLANYLGRAQGKAGRVKLIELAKQFPEKECVPVILSDQTELPFQNVIDYSQISIKWPSSRIGPELLQYLESIPDEEIERIIARGREVRCWWVYASDSEPCSAMRGIMWELQRKVRQFHHSAETFWLHNGSIVNRNLVQFSKWELPVPLP